One stretch of Toxoplasma gondii ME49 chromosome XI, whole genome shotgun sequence DNA includes these proteins:
- a CDS encoding hypothetical protein (encoded by transcript TGME49_216910) codes for MKGLDVSRLFFPFARGEIRSCSFPRRRFAASGIPPSHLFPPSLSSSRFKSSVSGVSPSVFEQVRSISFPLIACIRPTSASHERRCPNENTAGVALPFSMPKYDLFKPLDFLACVKSVHVAYHPGRPRSEVCRQLIHHMKSDSVRKRFPSLQASYQLLGYNAPSTIKIELINGKKHEFQAEHFSLREMQMRFDTDQFEAYLEYMKSQSVEAKPGDDDL; via the exons ATGAAAGGCCTCGATGTCTCCAGGTTGTTTTTTCCGTTTGCTCGTGGGGAAATTCGAAGTTGTTCTTTTCCACGTCGCCGTTTCGCAGCCTCCGGTATACCGCCTTCCCATTTGTTTCcgccgtcgctgtcttcctcccGTTTTAAATCGAGCGTTTCTGGCGTCTCCCCTTCAGTTTTTGAGCAGGTCCGGAGCATCTCATTCCCTCTCATCGCCTGCATTCGGCCAACCTCCGCAAGTCACGAGCGCCGCTGCCCAAATGAGAATACTGCAGGTGTAGCGCTACCCTTCAG CATGCCGAAGTATGATCTGTTCAAACCGCTGGACTTTTTGGCTTGCGTCAAGAGTGTCCATGTGGCCTACCACCCGGGTAGACCGCGCTCCGAAGTGTGCAGGCAGCTGATCCACCACATGAAGTCCGATTCTGTCAGAAAGAGATTCCCCTCTCTTCAGGCGTCTTATCAGCTTCTTGG GTACAACGCGCCGTCGACCATAAAGATCGAACTGATAAACGGGAAGAAGCACGA GTTTCAGGCTGAGCACTTTAGTCTGCGGGAGATGCAGATGCGCTTTGACACAGACCAGTTTGAAG CATATCTCGAGTACATGAAGAGCCAGTCCGTGGAGGCCAAGCCCGGAGACGACGATCTCTGA
- a CDS encoding cytokine induced apoptosis inhibitor 1 family protein (encoded by transcript TGME49_216900), whose product MISLAVFPSDFLRSTRSVFLCGDSNLDLTSSVEQCRSRTRDLRTPRRKRDRIPCLNAVGDKFLQVESFSRDEAFSTWNSHCRPLCVVSFVPSQSSVVFSDLSLQAALSRPASACLLCLRVSRVSTFLFRFSAMAKLSSAPRVLVLSAEDSVVSAADASKKDTVLTVLHPDTIIENAADAPSVLYDGVLILDAGKSRENATGNSQGKSAEFAAARSALQAFAQAVCRLVAAGGFVFLAGGSGEREEVHRLVKRLLIYEGLVSAQDSEVAAFVADHLPRVDSSLMWTGRKPTWAAGVADALSGNRGALPNGTAQTDGDDFIDESTLIDPTESYQPLGKDRSSCASRPKACPNCTCGRKEAEEAAEKEERRRKLETGEIRSSCGNCYLGDAFRCAGCPYRGMPAFKPGEKVSLEATSVEAPGGGMQKQVATVMSNKVQITDLGDDM is encoded by the exons ATGATTTCCCTAGCAGTGTTTCCGTCAGATTTTTTGCGAAGCACGCGTTCTGTTTTCTTATGTGGAGACTCAAATTTGGATTTAACGTCTTCTGTCGAGCAGTGTAGAAGCCGCACGCGGGACCTCCGGACTCCGAGACGGAAGCGGGACAGAATTCCTTGTCTCAACGCAGTCGGCGACAAGTTTCTCCAAGTTGAGAGCTTCTCGAGAGACGAGGCGTTTTCGACGTGGAACAGTCACTGTcgccctctctgtgtcgtctcGTTCGTTCCCTCGCAGAGTAGCGTTGTTTTCAGCGACTTGAGTCTTCAAGCAGCTCTTTCACGACCAGCGAGCGCCTGCTTGCTTTGCCTTCgtgtctcccgcgtctccactttccttTTCCGATTCTCTGCCATGGCGAAACTTTCCTCCGCTCCCCGCGTTCTGGTGCTGAGTGCTGAAGACTCGGTCGTCTCAGCTGCGGACGCAAGCAAGAAAGACACAGTTTTGACCGTACTGCACCCCGACACGATCATCGAAAACGCAGCGGACGCGCCGAGCGTCCTTTACGACGGAGTCCTCATTCTAGACgcaggaaaaagcagagaaaacgccaCAGGAAACTCCCAAGGCAAAAGCGCCGAGTTCGCAGCTGCGCGATCGGCGCTCCAGGCGTTCGCCCAAGCAGTCTGCCGGCTGGTGGCGGCTGgaggcttcgtcttccttgccggcggcagcggagaacgcgaagaa GTCCATCGGCTGGTGAAACGCCTGCTGATCTACGAAGGCCTCGTCTCCGCCCAAGACTCCGAAGTCGCCGCGTTCGTGGCGGATCACTTGCCCCGCGTTGATTCTTCGTTGATG TGGACCGGACGCAAACCGACATGGGCCGCAGGCGTGGCAGACGCGCTGTCGGGGAACAGAGGCGCGTTGCCAAATGGAACGGCTCAAACAGATGGTGACGACTTCATCGATGAATCCACTTTGATTGACCCGACTGAGTCGTATCAGCCTTTGGGAAAAG acCGGTCGAGTTGTGCGTCGCGACCGAAAGCGTGTCCGAACTGCACCTGCGGGCGcaaggaggcggaggaggcggccgagaaggaggagagaagaaggaagctcGAGACAGGGGAAATTCGGTCTTCGTGTGGCAAT TGCTACCTCGGAGACGCCTTCCGCTGCGCTGGTTGTCCATACAGAG GCATGCCGGCCTTCAAACCCGGCGAGAAGGTTTCTCTGGAGGCGACGAGCGTGGAG GCGCCCGGGGGGGGAATGCAAAAGCAAGTGGCAACTGTAATGAGCAACAAGGTGCAGATTACAGATCTCGGGGACGACATGTAG
- a CDS encoding hypothetical protein (encoded by transcript TGME49_216890~Predicted trans-membrane domain (TMHMM2.0):344-367:730-753:757-780:831-854:865-888:907-930:942-965) codes for MNRCEDRNARRREAHNSEEKMKHRRCAMSSVSHPRREEKGFGLGSRPWRVQANKEALKHRKGSSKTSPSCGAKSTNARRKYHRSAEATGEPKVHTVDREKNIDTVDEEIERKRSAYGGRLAGRCSRRRPQKGRPTRRFLSVCFTDIRRSRSPISKASSGVRTPWAGAFCSSRDACHERRGCGLPVSFRDGDGRRRETSESGFCRDPQLHLSADMSSELSAFSAKATSSSCISSRLSTLEMKSEKGNLRSDTDQSVSRQPLSLSFSRRTPSSSSPRRSCASSSLSPPVSLPSRPSSPSSSVLSRPSVSSSSLSLSSSRRSVCMLSPTPLRSSPRVSRRKRSRLSQLRRFLLQAAFVMLFSAVFASFSGQHTTEFFAEAIVCGVEAPDGLLAAATAAGSSTPALDIFALPLCRLPYLVNSAIPPKDAPHVGLLAGGFIDIDLEILPSNYVNNLPLRRPRFSGEANRLSTGPESPLRDALFSTAAPARGLAAFPSVVSLSDKKPEERASTVSSRFSESRSLPVFFNKFQENLAGLACTFQGLARNFFSELREAVAFASPTLLYRASRLSKAERGESTVNAVSDAADNAARVENSKESARAEKEKKLSEMEARRLAAESLLANPLRDDPLVAAVNNTYVLVMDHFQFLFFEQDGDWLPSFTAADNVVANSYIPAFKRLPFASSRLRVRIQVPRRDRYAVVLLNADGLDLRLRGSVTFLNPDAQQLSAEQLHLPDTVFGLMILYLVTSGVLVLLMLVFRRRRWNGVHLLMLGNFLFAALAFSLDWRQAVYMAEHGIRHPALWVASRVFKKMQDISALMTFILVSLGWKTLRSQLSRIEVQFVAGLCVISLYLGFFEIILGGFQGTRYILHALGYICVLVAINANLALLHAHIADSSLSPSTGELYHKYDGYQTYRWIFFLYLMKPVTLVFYKLTFLNLAYEQLLSWDEWVFVLVDNLMDYLIYVGLLYAFRPVGSMRVLRDLTPENASSASGTRAPPATTVSPA; via the exons atgAACAGGTGTGAAGATCGGAACGCGAGGCGCCGAGAAGCGCACAACTCGGAGGAAAAGATGAAGCACAGGCGGTGCGCCATGTCGTCTGTGTCGCATCCccgacgagaggagaaaggttTCGGCCTCGGTTCTCGACCATGGAGGGTACAGGCGAATAAGGAAGCTCtcaaacacagaaaaggctCTTCAAAGACAAGCCCAAGCTGTGGAGCGAAATcgacaaacgcgagaagaaaatatCACCGCTCCGCAGAGGCGACAGGAGAGCCAAAAGTCCACAcagtcgacagagagaagaacatcgACACAGTCGATGAAGAgatcgagagaaagaggagtgCTTATGGGGGGAGACTCGCGGGTCGTTGCTCTCGAAGGCGACCCCAAAAAGGACGGCCGACCAGAcgtttcctgtctgtctgcttcACAGACATACGCCGCAGTCGCTCTCCCATCTCGAAGGCTtcctcgggtgtacgtacaccttGGGCTGGCGCGTTTTGCTCCTCTCGTGATGCATGTCACGAGCGCAGAGGATGTGGATTGCCGGTGTCATTCAGAGAtggagacgggagaagaagagaaacgtcTGAGTCCGGATTTTGTAGAGATCCTCAGCTTCACTTGAGCGCTGATATGTCTTCAGagctttctgcgttttctgccaAGGCGACCAGCAGCTCTTGCAtttcttcgcgtctgtccACCTTGGAGATGAAGAGTGAAAAAGGAAATCTGAGAAGCGATACAGATCAAAGCGTTTCTCgacagcctctctctctttccttttctcggcgAACGCCTTCATCTTCCTCCCCACGACGTTCGTGtgcgtcgtcttccctgtcgcctcctgtgtctcttccttcccgtccttcttccccgtcttcgtctgttctttctcgtccttctgtttcttcctcgtctttgtctctttcttcttcgcgtcggTCAGTGTGTATGTTGTCTCCCAcccctctgcgttcttctcctcgcgtttccagaaggaaacgaagtcGACTGTCTCAGCTGCGCCGGTTTCTCCTCCAGGCGGCCTTCGTCAtgcttttctccgctgtttTCGCCAGTTTTTCTGGACAGCACACAACGGAGTTCTTCGCGGAGGCAATAGTGTGCGGAGTCGAGGCGCCCGACGGTTTGCTTGCGGCCGCGACGGCGGCTGGAAGCTCCACGCCTGCTCTCGACATTTTTGCTCTGCCGCTTTGTCGCCTCCCCTACTTGGTGAACTCGGCGATTCCACCCAAGGACGCCCCGCATGTTGGCCTGCTCGCCGGAG GATTCATTGATATTGATTTGGAGATTCTTCCATCGAATTACGTGAACAATTTGCCCCTGAGGAGACCGCGGttctctggagaagcgaATCGGCTTTCAACTGGCCCGGAGTCTCCGCTGAGAGACGCTCTTTTTTCAACAGCTGCACCTGCACGCGGTCTTGCTGCCTTCCCCTCTgtggtttctctctccgacaAGAAACCTGAAGAACGCGCATCGACGGTTTCatctcgtttttctgagTCTCGGAGtctccctgttttcttcAACAAATTCCAGGAGAATCTCGCTGGGCTCGCATGCACGTTCCAAGGCCTGGCAAGAAACTTCTTCTCTGAACTGAGGGAGGCAGTTGCCTTTGCGTCTCCTACGCTTCTTTACCGCGCCTCGAGGCTTTCAAAAGCCG AGAGGGGAGAGTCGACGGTCAACGCTGTCAGTGACGCTGCAGATAATGCGGCCAGAGTGGAGAATTCGAAAGAGAGCGCACGagccgaaaaagagaagaagctgagcgAGATGGAAGCAAGACGCCTGGCGGCAGAGTCTCTTCTGGCAAATCCGCTTCGCGACGACCCCCTGGTTGCGGCAGTCAACAACACCTACGTCCTTGTGATGGATCACTTTCAGTTT CTGTTCTTCGAACAAGACGGTGACTGGTTGCCTTCCTTCACAGCGGCCGACAACGTCGTCGCCAATTCGTACATTCCTGCTTTCAAG CGCCTGCcgtttgcgtcttctcgcttgcgAGTGCGAATTCAAGTTCCGAGGCGAGACCGCTACGCCGTGGTTCTCCTCAACGCCGACGGCTTGGATTTACGGCTTCGGGGCTCTGTCACCTTTCTGAATCCTGACGCCCAACAACTGTCTGCGGAGCAACTTCATCTGCCCGACACGGTCTTTGGCCTCATGATTCTCTACCTCGTCAC GTCCGGCGTCCTCGTGCTTCTGATGCTCGTTTTCCGGCGACGAAGGTGGAATGGCGTCCACCTGTTGATGCTCGGAAATTTTCTGTTCGCGGCTCtggcgttttctctcgactgGAGGCAAGCTGTCTACATGGCAGAGCACGGCATTCGACATCCTGCGTTGTG GGTTGCTTCTCGGGTGTTCAAGAAGATGCAGGACATCTCTGCCCTGATGACTTTCATCCTCGTTTCGCTTG GGTGGAAGACGCTGCGGTCGCAGTTAAGCCGCATCGAAGTGCAGTTTGTTGCCGGTCTCTGCGTGATATCTCTTTacctcggcttcttcgagaTCATCTTGGGCGGCTTCCAG GGCACACGGTACatcttgcatgcactgggGTATATTTGCGTCCTCGTCGCCATCAACGCGAACCTCGCGCTCTTGCAT GCCCACATCGCAGACTCTTCACTCAGCCCGTCCACGGGTGAACTGTACCACAAATACGACGGCTACCA GACCTATCGGTGGATTTTCTTTCTTTACCTGATGAAGCCTGTGACGCTTGTCTTCTACAAGTTAACTTTTCTCAATCTGGCGTACGAGCAGCTTCTCTCGTGGGATGAATGGGTGTTTGTCCTAGTCGACAACTTAATGGACTACCTGATTTACGTAGGA CTTCTCTACGCCTTCAGACCAGTGGGGTCGATGCGTGTTTTGCGG GATCTTACTCCGGAGAATGCAAGCTCAGCCAGTGGCACACGGGCGCCTCCGGCCACGACTGTGTCGCCTGCCTGA